The window AGTAACTTATGAAGCGAGAACAATGGGGTTCCCGAGCCGGTTTCATTCTGGCTGCTGTGGGCTCAGCAGTGGGACTGGGAAACATCTGGCGTTTCCCGTACATGGCCTATGAAAACGGCGGCGGCGCCTTCTTCATTCCTTACCTGTTTGCCATGATCACCGCCGGTATTCCGTTTATGATCCTGGAGTTCTCTATGGGTCAGCGTAACCGCGGTTCAGCTCCGGCAACTCTGTCACGTATTAACGCAAAATTTGAATGGCTGGGCTGGTTCCAGGTTGGTGTTGCCGCTGTGATTGGCGTTTACTACGTCGCTGTTATCGGCTGGGCGATCTCCTACTTTGGCATGTCGTTTGACCAAAGCTGGGGTACAGATACTAACGCCTTCTTCTTTAGTGAATACCTGGGACTGGGTGACAACTCCCCGACCAACCTGGGCGGCATTCAGTGGAAGATCGTGCTGGCGATGGTGATTGCCTGGGCTGTTACTTACGCTGCAATCGTTGGCGGGGTTAAATCCGGTATCGAACGTGCTTCTAAAGTGATGATGCCGGTACTGTTTGTCATGGTACTGCTGCTTATCGGTCGTATGCTGTTCCTGCCGGGTGCACTGGATGGTGTGAACTACATGTTCCAGCCAGATTTCAGCAAAATCTGGGATGTAAAAGTATGGGCAGCCGCTTATGGTCAGATCTTCTTCACCCTGAGTATCGGCTTTGCCATCATGCTGGCTTACTCCAGCTACCTGCCGGAAAAATCAGACATCACCAACAACGCATTTATGACGGTGTTGCTAAACTGTGGTTTCTCGATTCTGGCCGGTATCATGATCTTCTCGGTACTGGGCTACATGGCTCAAGAGCAAGGTAAACCGCTGACAGAAGTCGTCTCTGCCGGTGTAGGTCTGGCGTTCGTTACTCTGCCAGCAGCGATTAACCTGCTGCCACTGCCTTACGTATTTGGCCCGCTGCTGTTCCTGGCACTGATCGTCGCCGGTCTGAGCTCACACATTTCGATTCTGGAAGCCGTGACTTCAGCCGTGATCGATAAAATGAGCTGGAGCCGTAAGAAAGCAGCCAACATTGTTATCGGTGTCAGCTTTATCGTATCCATGGCTTTTGCAACCAACGGCGGCCTGCTGCTGCTTGACCTGGTTGACCACTTTGCTAACAACATCGGCATCATGTCGAGCTGTCTGGTTGAGCTGGTGCTGATGACCTGGCTGGTTAAAGTGTCTGATGCGCGTAAATACGTTAACTCAGTATCAGATTTCGCAGTTGGCGTTTGGTTCGATATCTGTCTGCGCTTTATCTCACCAGTCATTCTGGCCATCATTGTCGTGACCAAGGTGAAAACTCTGATGACCGAAGGCTACGGCGGTTACGATCTAACACTGGGCTGGGCGCTGATTGGCGTACTATTTATCATTGGTGTCGCTGTGAACGCGATGAGCCGCAAGGAGAATAACGCATGACCACTGGTGCAATCATCATGATGATTCTGGGCTTAGGGATTACCTGGGGTGGCGCAGCCATCTGTATCCGTAAAGCGATGAATAAATCAGAGTAATCACGTTTATTGAACGCTAAGTTCCATTGAACGTAAAAAGCCGGCAACCCAGTTGCCGGCTTTTTTATTAATTCGTATCTTAAGTGGTTGTGCTCTCTGACTCGTAGTGACATGACCTGTCATACAGTCAGAGCCAACCACTCAGAAACGGTATGTCACACCCAGAGCTGCGCCAAGTTGAAGCTCGGTATCATCATGCAACTGAAGTTCAGGGTGAACCTGACCATAAACATTCAGATTCTGGTTAATTTGCCAGTCCAGACCCAGCGGCACACGTGCACCAAAGTCATCATCCCACTCAGCCCAACCACCGACACCAACATACCAGTCAAAAGGGACATCCGGGTTATTAAAGCTGCCACGTTTTGCAATGTAATCGAACGCAGCACCTTGGTTACCCAGAGTAAAACGATATTGGTTGTTGACTTCCAGCACAGCACTTAACTGCTGATCGACCGCCAGGCCGACTTTCAGGTTAGGATCCTGCTGAGCATACGCTGCGGCCGATAAGCTAAGCAGTGCCACTGTCATCCCTAGTTTTTTCATTTATTGATACCCTTTATTAATTGTTCTAACACTACAAACTTTAGTTCAGGTCCGGCGGGGATATGTCAACCAAGGGTAAAGGGAATTCAAGGCTCCTGTAGAGAAACCATCAGAGTAGCATCAGGGTTTTTACAAGGGTTGTTGAGGGGTAACTAAGGCTATTACTAACGCCAGAACTGGTATCGCTGAAACAGAAAAGGAGGCCAAGCCTCCTTTCAACATTACTGCATATTGAACACCACCAGGCAGATTCAGCCCGGCAGTGAACACGGCTTAACTGTGGTTACGAATCCACTCATCCATATCGGTTTTCAGGTTATCTGACTTGGTACCAAAAATCGCCTGAACTCCGCCGGATACCACAACCACACCCGCTGCGCCGAGTTTCTTCAGCTTGTCTTGATCCACTGCGTCAGTATCTGCCACTGAGACCCGCAAACGAGTGATACACGCATCCAGATTGGTAATATTGGCTTTACCACCGAAAGCCGCCACCAACTCACCAGCCATTTCTGTGCCTGATGATGTGGTGGTGTCCGCACTTTCATCTTCACGCCCCGGCGTTTTCAAATCCAGTGCGCGAATAACAAAAGTAAATACCACGTAATACAGCACCGCATAGGCCACACCCAGACCGACCAGCAGTAACATGTTATCTGCACGGGAGGACTGCACGACAAAGTCAATAAAACCGTTCGAGAAGGTATGACCATGCACCACGCCCAGAGAGTTAGTCAGCACGAATGCTAACCCCGCCAGCAGCGCATGAATGCCGTACAGCACTGGTGCAATAAACAGGAACGAGAATTCGATCGGCTCTGTAATACCGGTCAAAAACGACGTCAGTGCCGCTGAAGCCATGATACCCATGACTTTAGCCCGGTTTTCAGGCTTGGCACAATGTGCTATCGCAAAGGCAGCGGCAGGCAGACCAAACATTTTAAACAGGTAACCACCCGCCAGCTGACCAAAACCATTCCCGGCAGCACGAGATGCATCGTCGGCGGTCAGGAAACAAGTCATGATGCCGTGTACTGTTTCACCAGCACCGTTAACACAAGTCCCGGCTTCGTAGAAGAAAGGGACGTTCCAGATATGATGCAGGCCAAACGGGATCAGAGAGCGCTCAACCACACCGTAAATACCGAATGCCAGAACAGGGTTTTGATGGGCAGCCCAGTCTGAGAAACGAAGCGATCACAGCACCGATTGGCGGCCAGATAAAAGAGAGGATGACACCCAGAATAATCGATAAGAAGCCGGTGATAATCGGCACCGCGCGTTTCCCGGCGAAAAAGCCCAGGTACTCAGGCAACTGAATCTTATAAAAGCGGTTAAAAGCCCACGCAGCGACACCACCAGCAAGAATACCCCCCAACACACCGGTATCTATGCTGTCGACCCCCATAGCAGCTGCCATTACTTTAAGGGTAGCGACCATAATACCGTATCCGACGATGGCCGATAAACCTGACACACCATCGTTGTTGGTGAAGCCCAAAGATACCCCCACCGCAAACAATAATGCCATCTGGCCGAATACTGAACCACCGGCCTGCTCCATCAGATGGGAAACGATTTCGGGTAGCCAGCTAAAATTAGCCGCCCCTACCCCAAGCAGAATACCCGCAACCGGCAGAACTGATACTGGAAGCATCAGCGCCTTACCGACTCTTTGCAGGTTAGC is drawn from Vibrio sp. CDRSL-10 TSBA and contains these coding sequences:
- a CDS encoding sodium-dependent transporter, which produces MKREQWGSRAGFILAAVGSAVGLGNIWRFPYMAYENGGGAFFIPYLFAMITAGIPFMILEFSMGQRNRGSAPATLSRINAKFEWLGWFQVGVAAVIGVYYVAVIGWAISYFGMSFDQSWGTDTNAFFFSEYLGLGDNSPTNLGGIQWKIVLAMVIAWAVTYAAIVGGVKSGIERASKVMMPVLFVMVLLLIGRMLFLPGALDGVNYMFQPDFSKIWDVKVWAAAYGQIFFTLSIGFAIMLAYSSYLPEKSDITNNAFMTVLLNCGFSILAGIMIFSVLGYMAQEQGKPLTEVVSAGVGLAFVTLPAAINLLPLPYVFGPLLFLALIVAGLSSHISILEAVTSAVIDKMSWSRKKAANIVIGVSFIVSMAFATNGGLLLLDLVDHFANNIGIMSSCLVELVLMTWLVKVSDARKYVNSVSDFAVGVWFDICLRFISPVILAIIVVTKVKTLMTEGYGGYDLTLGWALIGVLFIIGVAVNAMSRKENNA
- a CDS encoding MetS family NSS transporter small subunit, coding for MTTGAIIMMILGLGITWGGAAICIRKAMNKSE